One window of Cryptobacterium curtum DSM 15641 genomic DNA carries:
- the ispH gene encoding 4-hydroxy-3-methylbut-2-enyl diphosphate reductase, which yields MEIIIASRAGACYGVQRALNLAQKAAQSGGDVQTLGSLIHNPQVVAELAASGVEAVSKPEELTASRAIIRSHGVTPQVREGIEQAGADIIDATCPHVLRAQQAARDLALEGRLVIVVGEESHPEVEGLRAWAEQAGGQVVVAATPDDVPSQIDGSVGIVVQTTQRREKLDAIIDVLKSRGIEAEIRDTICSATSTRQEAAAELASQVDVMVVIGGHNSSNTTRLFEICRARSPQAFHIESPDELQAIDFKGAQRVGVTAGASTPEDQIESVIERLRSFAESQEE from the coding sequence ATGGAGATTATTATCGCTTCGCGCGCGGGTGCTTGTTACGGCGTGCAGCGTGCGTTGAATCTTGCGCAAAAGGCAGCCCAGTCGGGTGGCGACGTTCAGACGCTCGGCTCGCTTATTCATAACCCACAGGTAGTTGCTGAACTTGCTGCTTCGGGAGTTGAAGCCGTATCAAAGCCTGAAGAACTTACCGCTTCACGTGCTATTATTCGCAGCCACGGAGTTACCCCACAAGTGCGTGAGGGGATAGAGCAGGCTGGTGCCGATATTATTGATGCCACCTGTCCGCATGTACTGCGTGCGCAACAGGCAGCTCGTGATCTTGCGCTTGAAGGGCGCCTAGTTATTGTGGTGGGCGAAGAAAGTCACCCTGAAGTTGAGGGACTCCGCGCCTGGGCCGAGCAGGCTGGAGGACAGGTTGTTGTCGCTGCCACACCAGACGATGTGCCCTCTCAGATTGATGGATCGGTCGGTATTGTCGTGCAGACAACTCAGCGACGCGAAAAACTTGATGCCATTATTGATGTACTTAAATCACGCGGAATTGAAGCGGAGATACGTGACACCATCTGCAGTGCCACGTCAACGCGACAAGAAGCCGCGGCAGAGCTTGCAAGCCAAGTCGATGTTATGGTGGTAATAGGCGGGCATAATTCTTCAAACACTACTCGTCTCTTTGAAATCTGTCGGGCACGCAGTCCTCAGGCTTTTCACATTGAATCGCCCGACGAATTGCAGGCCATTGATTTCAAGGGAGCGCAACGCGTTGGGGTAACAGCTGGTGCTTCGACACCTGAAGACCAGATCGAAAGCGTTATCGAACGTCTGCGTTCTTTTGCTGAAAGCCAAGAGGAATAA
- a CDS encoding radical SAM protein gives MSCYAGIIASVEVDSPAWEVGLERGCQITAADGHPLRDVIDWRWWACDEAVTVSYIDNDGEAGEVELVRSPGEDWGIEFSKAIFDEVIQCRNACMFCFMRQLPDDVRSSLTLRDDDFRLSFLQGTFVTFTNLTPADEARIIEQHISPLRYSLHAVTPEVRRRMIGPRASVGIEAAERLLQAGIELHAQIVLMPGVNDGAELAQTLSWAWKHEGIRSVGIVPLGYTKHQRAFEKSFGEQARARAVIDAIEGYQQRALVDRGTAWVYASDEFYRNAFPDDLLDHLPPASFYGDFDLFEDGIGIVRAFVDDWQGTEAVARKAARALKDAQVHALLICGCAQREFLDPLLRNSPLQGLLEPLYVRNDYFGGNVDVTGLLCGCDVGPSLAKAQEEARTRGDTQERIALLPKVTLNADGVMLDDTTPSDVARTAGMPVHVVSCQASEFLPELIALISRAHS, from the coding sequence GTGTCGTGCTACGCGGGTATTATCGCTTCGGTTGAGGTTGACAGTCCTGCCTGGGAAGTGGGGCTTGAGCGTGGGTGCCAGATAACTGCCGCCGATGGACACCCCCTGCGCGATGTTATCGACTGGCGTTGGTGGGCATGCGATGAAGCAGTAACCGTTTCATATATCGATAACGACGGTGAAGCGGGCGAGGTTGAACTGGTGCGCTCGCCTGGTGAAGACTGGGGTATTGAGTTCTCGAAAGCAATTTTCGACGAGGTTATCCAATGTCGTAATGCCTGCATGTTTTGCTTTATGCGGCAGCTTCCTGACGATGTACGCTCTTCGTTGACACTGCGTGATGACGACTTTCGTCTGAGTTTTCTACAGGGAACCTTCGTTACGTTTACCAATCTGACGCCCGCTGATGAGGCGCGCATTATTGAGCAGCACATTTCACCGTTGCGGTATTCGCTGCATGCGGTTACCCCTGAGGTGCGTCGGCGTATGATCGGGCCGCGGGCATCGGTTGGAATAGAAGCAGCCGAGCGCCTTTTGCAGGCGGGTATCGAACTACATGCGCAGATTGTGCTTATGCCGGGTGTTAATGATGGCGCCGAACTTGCCCAGACACTTTCCTGGGCGTGGAAGCATGAAGGCATTCGTTCGGTGGGTATCGTGCCATTAGGTTATACAAAGCATCAGCGCGCATTTGAAAAGAGCTTTGGTGAACAGGCGCGTGCACGGGCGGTGATTGATGCGATAGAAGGATATCAACAGCGCGCGCTTGTTGATCGCGGCACTGCTTGGGTGTATGCCAGCGATGAGTTTTATCGGAATGCTTTTCCCGATGATTTACTCGACCATTTGCCACCTGCTTCGTTTTACGGGGATTTTGACCTGTTTGAAGACGGTATTGGTATCGTGCGGGCCTTCGTGGATGACTGGCAGGGTACCGAAGCGGTCGCCCGCAAGGCTGCGCGTGCATTAAAGGATGCGCAGGTGCATGCATTGCTTATTTGTGGCTGCGCTCAACGAGAATTTCTCGACCCGCTTTTGCGAAACAGTCCACTGCAGGGCCTGCTCGAGCCACTGTATGTGCGCAATGATTATTTTGGGGGCAACGTCGATGTGACGGGACTTTTGTGTGGCTGTGATGTGGGACCGTCTCTTGCCAAGGCACAGGAAGAAGCACGCACGCGCGGTGATACGCAAGAACGTATTGCTCTTTTGCCAAAAGTAACACTCAATGCTGATGGCGTTATGCTCGACGACACCACGCCTTCTGATGTCGCACGCACAGCTGGCATGCCAGTGCATGTGGTATCCTGCCAAGCGTCGGAATTCCTTCCTGAACTTATCGCGCTTATTTCTCGCGCGCATTCATAG
- the der gene encoding ribosome biogenesis GTPase Der, which yields MAKHLVAVVGRPNVGKSTFVNRIVHSDEAIVHAMRGVTRDRSYHDADWNGHHFTLIDTGGIEMGDEDAFQTSIRNQAFTAARECDVILLLVDGRTGITADDEEVARILRREKAPVLVVVNKLDNLDTADAMYEFYRLGLGDPWPISAIHGTGTGDLLDAVVAELDKVTPNETCENDDDDEIINVAIIGRPNAGKSSLTNMLSRNDRSIVSDVAGTTRDAIDTLVAHEGRAYRLVDTAGLRRKSKIDEDVEYYGFVRSMRAIDRADVVLLMVDGTLGLTDQDQRIAGFAHERGCAMVIVLNKWDIVEGADRKEAVRDQITESLRFVGFAPVVAVSALTGKNTHRIWEAIDTAWDGYHREIPTSQLNNWLTDIREFGHTVSSGKKLLKVKYATQTGICPPQFTFFANHPEMVTDNYRRYLENRMRRTFDLTGTPIRIKFKRKDDSR from the coding sequence ATGGCAAAGCATCTTGTCGCCGTCGTGGGGCGGCCAAACGTGGGAAAGTCAACGTTCGTCAACCGCATTGTCCACAGTGACGAAGCTATTGTGCATGCTATGCGCGGCGTGACGCGTGACCGTTCATATCACGATGCCGACTGGAACGGACACCATTTCACGCTTATTGATACCGGTGGTATTGAAATGGGCGATGAAGATGCATTTCAGACGTCTATCCGTAACCAGGCATTTACTGCTGCGCGCGAGTGTGATGTTATCCTGCTGCTGGTTGATGGGAGAACAGGCATTACAGCCGACGATGAAGAAGTCGCCCGCATTCTCCGTCGTGAAAAAGCCCCCGTTTTGGTGGTGGTGAACAAGCTCGACAACCTCGATACGGCCGATGCAATGTATGAATTTTATCGGCTGGGTCTTGGCGATCCGTGGCCGATATCGGCAATTCATGGCACGGGTACCGGTGATTTGCTTGATGCCGTTGTTGCTGAACTTGATAAGGTAACGCCTAATGAAACATGTGAAAACGACGATGATGACGAGATTATTAACGTTGCTATTATTGGCCGACCAAATGCTGGTAAATCATCTCTCACCAACATGCTTTCACGTAACGACCGCTCTATCGTGAGCGATGTAGCAGGCACAACCCGTGATGCAATTGATACGCTTGTTGCACATGAAGGACGCGCCTACCGTTTGGTTGATACTGCCGGCTTACGGCGCAAAAGTAAGATTGATGAAGATGTTGAATACTATGGCTTCGTGCGCTCGATGCGCGCCATTGATCGGGCAGATGTGGTACTGCTAATGGTCGATGGCACGCTTGGCTTAACCGACCAAGATCAACGCATTGCTGGTTTTGCGCATGAACGCGGCTGTGCGATGGTCATCGTGCTTAATAAGTGGGATATCGTTGAGGGAGCAGATCGCAAAGAAGCTGTGCGTGATCAGATAACAGAAAGTCTGCGGTTTGTAGGCTTTGCGCCAGTTGTTGCTGTTTCAGCACTCACAGGCAAGAACACACATCGTATCTGGGAAGCTATCGATACTGCATGGGACGGGTATCATCGCGAGATACCCACGAGCCAGCTGAATAATTGGCTGACTGACATTCGCGAGTTTGGGCATACCGTGAGTTCGGGCAAGAAATTATTGAAGGTTAAATACGCGACACAGACAGGAATCTGCCCGCCGCAATTCACCTTTTTTGCGAATCATCCCGAAATGGTTACCGATAATTATCGACGCTATCTTGAAAACCGTATGCGCCGTACGTTTGATCTTACCGGCACACCCATCCGTATCAAGTTTAAGCGGAAGGACGATTCTCGGTGA
- the plsY gene encoding glycerol-3-phosphate 1-O-acyltransferase PlsY has product MISPVVFIGVLAICFLLGSLPSGVIIGRVFFHTDIRETGSGNIGTTNAIRALGKKGGYAVFLLDFGKGLIAGLVTLGIAHGLSSPTGVFTLEEARAAALLGAACGHIFSPWLGFHGGKGIAVSVGCLFVTFGVVGALIELASFTVVALITKRISAGSLTAAVLCVPLSVFYFHDDLLACVMSALVGILVIWAHRDNIARLRAGTESTVGKNINGKGGNA; this is encoded by the coding sequence GTGATAAGTCCCGTTGTTTTCATTGGTGTTCTTGCTATCTGTTTCCTCTTAGGCTCGCTTCCGAGCGGCGTCATTATTGGTCGTGTCTTCTTTCATACGGATATCCGTGAAACTGGATCGGGCAATATTGGCACCACCAATGCCATTCGCGCCCTGGGCAAGAAGGGTGGATACGCCGTATTTCTGCTTGATTTTGGCAAGGGTCTGATTGCTGGTTTGGTTACCCTGGGTATCGCGCACGGCTTGAGCAGTCCGACAGGTGTGTTTACGTTGGAAGAAGCTCGTGCGGCAGCGCTGCTTGGGGCAGCCTGTGGACATATTTTTTCACCGTGGTTAGGGTTTCATGGGGGTAAAGGTATTGCCGTTTCCGTTGGCTGTCTATTTGTGACCTTCGGTGTTGTTGGTGCCCTTATCGAACTGGCCTCGTTTACCGTGGTAGCACTGATAACGAAGCGCATTTCTGCTGGTTCGCTGACCGCTGCGGTGCTCTGTGTACCGCTTTCTGTGTTCTATTTCCACGATGACCTGTTAGCGTGTGTCATGAGTGCGCTCGTCGGCATACTTGTTATTTGGGCTCATCGAGATAACATTGCTCGTTTGCGGGCTGGCACTGAAAGTACGGTGGGTAAAAACATAAACGGAAAGGGCGGTAACGCATGA
- a CDS encoding NAD(P)H-dependent glycerol-3-phosphate dehydrogenase, which translates to MKIGVIGAGSWGTALSQMLATKGLNVNLWARRPEVVASINANHINQRYFSDVTLSSNIVATVGYEDCLMNAEAIAVVTPSNLLRGVARALAAAGAADDLPIIICSKGVEAVSGLLPTQIFEEEMGNVSRLAVLSGPNHAEEVIAGMPAATVIASRNADTTSFLQSVFATENFRTYTSTDVVGVEVCAACKNVIAIAVGLSYGLGYGDNTASLLITRGLAEMGRLVSALGGDALTCMGLAGTGDMIATCMSQHSRNRRFGERLAAGGSLDDFCEETHMVVEGALASKTLLPLAKRAGVELPIAEVVRQVVWEGADASKAAIELARRPLREEFYGLS; encoded by the coding sequence ATGAAGATTGGAGTTATCGGAGCTGGTTCATGGGGAACAGCCCTTTCGCAAATGCTTGCTACAAAAGGCTTGAACGTAAACCTTTGGGCACGACGTCCTGAAGTTGTTGCGTCAATTAATGCCAACCATATAAATCAACGCTACTTCAGCGACGTGACGCTTTCATCAAATATCGTCGCAACAGTGGGCTACGAAGATTGTTTAATGAATGCCGAGGCAATAGCGGTGGTCACTCCGTCAAACTTACTGCGCGGGGTTGCACGTGCCTTGGCAGCTGCAGGAGCGGCAGACGATCTGCCGATTATTATTTGTAGCAAAGGTGTTGAAGCGGTTAGTGGTCTGTTACCAACACAGATCTTCGAAGAAGAAATGGGTAATGTCAGTCGACTTGCGGTACTTTCTGGCCCCAACCATGCTGAAGAAGTTATCGCCGGAATGCCTGCTGCAACGGTTATCGCCTCGCGCAATGCGGATACCACTTCATTCCTACAATCAGTTTTTGCTACCGAGAATTTCCGTACCTATACCAGTACAGATGTTGTTGGTGTTGAGGTTTGTGCTGCCTGCAAAAACGTTATCGCTATCGCCGTTGGTCTTTCGTACGGTCTTGGGTATGGCGACAATACGGCATCGCTGCTCATTACCCGAGGATTAGCGGAAATGGGTCGTCTAGTCAGTGCACTGGGCGGCGACGCGCTCACCTGCATGGGCTTGGCGGGCACCGGTGACATGATCGCAACGTGCATGTCGCAGCATTCGCGCAACCGTCGTTTTGGCGAACGCCTGGCAGCTGGTGGATCACTTGATGACTTCTGTGAAGAAACTCATATGGTGGTGGAAGGGGCGCTTGCCTCGAAGACATTGCTTCCCCTTGCCAAGCGTGCTGGTGTCGAGTTGCCGATTGCTGAGGTGGTTCGTCAGGTTGTCTGGGAGGGTGCAGACGCATCAAAAGCTGCAATTGAGCTCGCGCGGCGTCCCTTACGGGAAGAGTTCTACGGTCTTTCTTGA
- a CDS encoding methylated-DNA--[protein]-cysteine S-methyltransferase codes for MAYTPRRTPLTHYSYVTPIGPVTLASDGYALVGACVGEGSFPGVHTPSALTNRAATELQEYLAGKRFVFDIPLSAHGTPFQQDVWRAAAAIPYGQTRAYADIAASIGHGEAYRAVGSASRANPLPFFIPSHRIVGANRSVRSDDAADKLKEFLLKLEQCHS; via the coding sequence ATGGCTTATACTCCGCGTCGTACTCCCTTAACGCATTATTCATATGTCACACCGATTGGGCCTGTGACACTAGCATCTGATGGATATGCGCTGGTGGGTGCTTGTGTGGGTGAAGGTTCTTTTCCCGGTGTGCATACACCGAGTGCCCTTACTAATCGTGCGGCAACAGAACTGCAGGAATATCTTGCTGGCAAGCGTTTTGTCTTCGATATTCCACTTTCAGCTCACGGAACACCGTTCCAACAAGATGTCTGGCGCGCAGCCGCTGCTATTCCGTATGGGCAAACCCGTGCGTATGCCGATATTGCTGCCTCTATTGGTCATGGGGAAGCGTACCGTGCAGTTGGATCGGCGAGTCGCGCGAATCCATTGCCTTTTTTTATTCCGAGTCATCGTATTGTGGGTGCCAATCGTTCTGTTCGCTCAGATGATGCAGCCGACAAGCTCAAGGAATTCCTGCTGAAACTTGAACAGTGCCATAGCTAG
- the rpe gene encoding ribulose-phosphate 3-epimerase, which produces MFEAARISPSILSADFMHLADEIDDIERAGADLVHIDVMDGHFVPNLTIGVPLLNQIARSAHIPLDVHLMIDNPLVQLPWYLAASPDYVTIHWEALGGRTEALEASALIRSAGVHAGIALRPDTPTSVLEGIYDAWDMVLVMSVQPGFSGQAFMPASIDRVEQVVRAARQEGACPRIQVDGGISAETAALVGAVGADVLVAGNAVFKAADRAQAIDSIRGAANNARTSVS; this is translated from the coding sequence ATGTTCGAGGCAGCACGGATATCGCCGTCCATACTTTCAGCGGACTTCATGCATCTTGCTGATGAAATTGATGACATTGAACGCGCTGGTGCAGATTTGGTTCATATTGATGTAATGGATGGTCACTTCGTACCTAATTTAACAATTGGGGTGCCGTTGCTTAATCAGATTGCACGTAGTGCGCATATCCCCCTTGACGTGCATCTTATGATTGACAATCCACTTGTGCAGCTACCGTGGTATCTTGCGGCGTCTCCCGATTACGTAACAATTCATTGGGAAGCGCTGGGTGGGCGCACGGAAGCCCTTGAAGCCTCAGCGCTTATTCGCTCTGCCGGTGTGCATGCGGGTATTGCCCTGCGTCCCGATACGCCTACGAGTGTGCTTGAGGGTATCTATGACGCATGGGATATGGTGCTGGTTATGAGTGTTCAACCGGGGTTCTCTGGTCAGGCTTTTATGCCTGCTTCGATTGATCGTGTTGAGCAGGTGGTTCGCGCTGCCCGCCAGGAAGGAGCTTGCCCTCGTATCCAGGTGGATGGTGGTATTTCTGCTGAAACGGCGGCGCTGGTTGGCGCTGTGGGGGCTGATGTACTCGTTGCGGGGAATGCTGTTTTTAAGGCGGCTGATCGGGCACAGGCTATCGATTCAATTCGTGGCGCCGCAAATAACGCCCGTACCAGTGTCTCGTAG
- a CDS encoding cysteine desulfurase family protein: MKRIYADWAATAPLSQEAALAMEAFSGPENITVNANANSLHTEGRRAFAAMEDARSAIARSTGARPDEVIFTSGATEADNAAIFGIVGAAAQTVRQRGQADFVPHLIVSSIEHDAVLQPAHRLESEGVEVTYVEPDRRGIVSPASIESALQPNTVLVSIMLANNEVGSIQPVAEIAKVVHAAGALMHTDAVQAFGKMSVGLDASGVDALSISAHKIGGPKGIGALVLKSGTPFLPVLLGGGQEHGLRSGTQNVAGMVGFAAAATAATGEGLNEEVNRQRNLRDMLYEGLCAFEGVQCSVPCESGSKDFLPNIVSVNVAGLESETLILRFDREGVALAGGSACSSHSLEPSRVLKQIGIDRDRALCTLRISIGRSTTEEDVHGILAAFERVLSWQR, from the coding sequence ATGAAGCGTATCTATGCAGATTGGGCGGCAACAGCCCCGCTGAGTCAAGAGGCGGCTTTGGCAATGGAGGCATTTAGCGGACCGGAAAATATTACGGTCAATGCAAACGCCAATTCACTGCATACCGAAGGTCGTCGTGCGTTTGCAGCAATGGAAGATGCACGAAGCGCTATCGCACGCAGTACCGGTGCACGGCCGGACGAGGTTATCTTTACGAGTGGTGCTACCGAAGCGGATAACGCAGCTATTTTTGGCATCGTTGGTGCTGCTGCGCAAACGGTACGTCAGCGTGGTCAAGCAGATTTTGTTCCTCATTTGATTGTCAGTTCAATTGAACATGATGCTGTGCTGCAGCCTGCACATCGCCTCGAGAGCGAAGGTGTCGAAGTAACGTATGTTGAGCCAGATAGGCGCGGTATTGTTTCGCCTGCTTCTATTGAGTCGGCTCTTCAGCCGAATACCGTACTGGTTTCAATTATGTTGGCAAATAACGAAGTTGGTTCAATCCAGCCAGTTGCCGAAATCGCAAAAGTAGTTCATGCAGCGGGCGCTCTCATGCATACTGATGCCGTTCAGGCATTTGGAAAAATGTCGGTTGGGTTGGATGCCTCAGGTGTCGATGCTCTCAGCATTTCAGCTCATAAAATTGGCGGCCCCAAGGGGATAGGTGCTCTTGTTTTAAAGTCAGGTACCCCGTTTCTCCCGGTGCTTCTGGGCGGTGGACAAGAACACGGCTTACGCAGTGGCACGCAGAATGTTGCAGGTATGGTTGGTTTTGCAGCAGCAGCCACTGCTGCGACGGGTGAAGGCCTCAATGAAGAGGTAAATCGCCAGCGCAACCTGCGCGATATGCTCTATGAAGGGCTTTGTGCCTTCGAGGGAGTACAGTGCAGCGTTCCGTGCGAATCAGGATCGAAGGACTTTCTCCCCAATATTGTGAGTGTCAATGTCGCTGGCCTTGAGAGCGAAACGCTCATCCTGCGCTTTGATCGCGAAGGGGTGGCTCTTGCAGGGGGTTCGGCCTGTAGTTCTCATTCACTTGAACCAAGTCGAGTTCTTAAACAGATCGGTATCGATCGTGATCGCGCTTTATGTACCCTGCGTATTTCGATTGGTCGTTCAACAACCGAAGAGGATGTTCACGGTATTCTTGCCGCGTTTGAGCGTGTGCTTTCCTGGCAGAGGTAA
- a CDS encoding Nif3-like dinuclear metal center hexameric protein: MSKTDQKTEIATKQDALRVTSRTITVGELEQALLELFPASDAESWDRTGLLVGDPRAVISGVAVALDATPRAVRAAQHIGANVLVTHHPAFLDPPCRIMPASSSTWGPAATVWESLDAGIALMNFHTTLDVSPAAASVLPGLLGLTFDSIVDRIPASELEKGYGQLCHVASDSPLTLSDLACRCAEVFGRPPRVWGRADKVLSTVVTCTGTTGDLPEHCARIGADCLVCGEIRYHAALDIVQTGLAVIELGHDVSELPLTGVLAAAIETAGFDESRITILDQSDNWTVPNMMRRQ, from the coding sequence ATGAGCAAAACCGATCAGAAAACAGAGATCGCCACTAAGCAAGACGCCCTACGTGTGACATCGCGTACCATTACGGTAGGTGAACTGGAACAGGCACTTCTTGAACTATTTCCTGCTTCCGATGCTGAATCATGGGACCGAACGGGATTGCTGGTGGGTGATCCGCGTGCTGTGATTTCAGGTGTTGCGGTAGCGCTCGATGCAACGCCACGTGCTGTCCGTGCCGCTCAGCACATTGGTGCAAATGTATTAGTTACTCACCATCCTGCGTTTCTTGATCCGCCGTGTCGCATTATGCCAGCATCGTCGAGCACCTGGGGTCCGGCAGCAACGGTATGGGAATCGCTTGATGCGGGAATTGCGCTTATGAACTTTCATACGACGCTCGATGTCAGCCCGGCTGCTGCTTCTGTTTTACCGGGTCTTTTGGGACTTACTTTCGACTCAATTGTCGATCGAATACCTGCCTCTGAACTCGAAAAGGGATATGGTCAGCTCTGTCACGTTGCAAGCGATAGTCCGTTAACCCTTTCGGATTTAGCGTGTCGTTGTGCTGAAGTATTTGGTCGTCCTCCTCGCGTTTGGGGTAGGGCAGATAAGGTTCTCTCCACTGTTGTGACGTGCACGGGTACAACAGGCGATCTTCCGGAGCATTGCGCACGCATCGGTGCCGATTGCCTGGTTTGCGGTGAAATCCGCTATCATGCCGCGCTCGATATCGTGCAAACTGGTCTTGCCGTGATAGAGTTAGGGCATGATGTGAGCGAGTTGCCCCTAACGGGCGTACTGGCTGCGGCAATAGAAACAGCGGGGTTTGACGAGAGTCGAATTACTATTCTGGATCAAAGTGATAACTGGACCGTTCCCAACATGATGCGGAGGCAATAG
- a CDS encoding zinc ribbon domain-containing protein yields the protein MQATKEQISALESLQNLDRKRIRAQLDLTKLPQPAAIEEISQRKATVADKYNQIKELLDQAELKLQRYAEEDDDLAGRQREKQTDISQASGDYRSIKSLTRDLEGIAKRRETLEFEMGKLDKRITEIKTVFTQAANALEALNSKEETLRQAYEQQRSALEQTALAANQQRPQFTAALSPELFDAYEEALARCGGIGVSRLDGDRCGACRSTIEPNRFLQVEREAPISRCPHCRRLLIVDR from the coding sequence ATGCAGGCAACAAAAGAGCAGATTAGTGCCCTTGAATCGCTGCAAAATCTTGATCGAAAACGTATCAGAGCGCAGTTGGATTTAACAAAGCTCCCACAGCCGGCAGCAATTGAAGAAATCAGTCAGCGAAAAGCGACTGTTGCCGATAAGTATAACCAGATCAAAGAACTGCTTGATCAGGCTGAATTAAAGCTCCAGCGGTATGCTGAAGAGGACGATGATCTTGCCGGTCGTCAGCGCGAAAAGCAGACTGATATTTCGCAGGCTAGTGGCGACTACCGCAGTATTAAGTCGCTTACTCGCGATCTTGAAGGCATTGCAAAGCGCCGTGAAACGCTCGAATTTGAAATGGGTAAGCTCGATAAACGTATCACCGAAATTAAGACAGTTTTCACGCAGGCTGCAAATGCCCTTGAAGCATTAAATAGTAAAGAAGAGACGCTTCGGCAAGCATACGAACAGCAGCGAAGCGCCCTTGAGCAGACGGCGTTAGCTGCCAACCAACAGCGTCCTCAGTTTACCGCTGCTCTTTCACCTGAGCTTTTTGATGCATACGAAGAAGCACTGGCACGTTGTGGGGGTATTGGCGTTTCACGCTTGGACGGTGACCGCTGCGGGGCCTGCCGCAGCACCATTGAACCAAACCGCTTTCTGCAGGTAGAACGTGAGGCACCGATTAGCCGGTGTCCTCACTGTCGGCGCCTGCTTATTGTTGATCGGTAG
- a CDS encoding deoxyguanosinetriphosphate triphosphohydrolase: MHIVTREERQAIEHETLADDASFSDESEGRQNSSYPDELRTEYQRDRDKIIHCKAFRRLSHKTQVFLAPMGDHYRTRLTHTLEVSQIARTVSRALGLNEDLTEAISLGHDLGHTPFGHAGEDALCASLGSLMGMDGEASRTAHLFRHNIQSLRVVEVIENNGGGLNLTAEVRDGIVCHTGSQQAETLEGRVVALADRIAYVNHDIDDAIRAGILSEEDLPSAARRRLGESHSARIQTMVLDCVHTSQDLDDIRMGDDTWSAMMELRSFLFDRVYHAPEVLVEVQRAHHVVSGLFDHYLACINEVPEEYRSLSDGDDSRAVVDFVAGMTDRYALSVYREIFMPHQFVR; this comes from the coding sequence ATGCATATTGTGACACGTGAAGAGCGCCAGGCGATAGAGCATGAAACGCTCGCCGATGATGCATCATTTTCCGACGAATCCGAAGGTCGCCAAAACAGCAGCTATCCCGATGAACTACGGACTGAATATCAACGCGATCGCGACAAGATTATTCACTGCAAAGCATTTCGTCGTCTTTCGCACAAAACGCAGGTATTTTTGGCGCCGATGGGCGACCATTATCGAACGCGTCTTACTCATACGTTAGAAGTATCTCAGATAGCGCGCACGGTATCGCGTGCGCTTGGTTTAAATGAGGATCTTACTGAAGCTATTTCGCTCGGTCACGATTTAGGGCATACACCGTTTGGGCATGCGGGAGAAGATGCTCTGTGTGCCAGCTTAGGCAGTTTGATGGGAATGGATGGCGAAGCATCGCGTACAGCGCATCTCTTTCGTCACAACATTCAGAGTTTGCGGGTTGTCGAGGTTATCGAAAACAATGGTGGTGGTCTTAACCTTACCGCCGAAGTGCGTGATGGCATTGTGTGTCATACCGGATCTCAGCAGGCTGAAACGCTCGAAGGACGCGTGGTCGCTCTTGCAGATCGTATTGCCTATGTGAATCACGACATTGATGACGCTATTCGGGCAGGAATTCTTTCTGAAGAAGATCTTCCATCAGCTGCCCGCCGTCGTCTTGGTGAAAGTCATTCAGCACGCATTCAGACCATGGTGCTTGACTGCGTGCATACCTCTCAAGACTTAGATGATATACGAATGGGAGATGATACCTGGTCAGCAATGATGGAACTTCGTTCCTTTCTGTTTGATAGGGTATATCATGCGCCCGAAGTGCTTGTTGAAGTGCAGCGTGCTCATCATGTGGTCTCTGGGCTATTTGACCATTATCTTGCCTGTATTAATGAGGTGCCTGAAGAATATCGTTCACTATCAGATGGTGACGATTCACGTGCGGTAGTTGATTTTGTTGCAGGAATGACCGACCGTTATGCTTTGAGTGTGTATCGAGAAATTTTTATGCCACATCAGTTTGTCCGTTGA